One stretch of Streptomyces sp. R21 DNA includes these proteins:
- a CDS encoding DUF932 domain-containing protein, producing the protein MAHEIEQFTDGTAAFASANTSAWHKLGTVTDGAMTAEEAMHLASLSGWNVRLLPLTATEITPEGTTPVEVSQHFATARTHPKTGRTQTLGVVGSDYHPVQNEEHAEFLNLLADESGAHFETAGSLRDGRGVFLTMRMPQGLTIGGNDDIDLYIAASNSHDGGSAFRIIVTPVRVVCANTLRAAIHGARSSFVVRHTAGAKARISQARSALGLTFRYAEEFEKAAQRMIEAEMTLNELRSVVDELWPLKTDSPRAKTNQRQRWGAISNLFEHADTQAGIRGTRWAGYNALTEFANHVAPAQGKTDAEKAEARAERVISGAANDLMEKAFALTTV; encoded by the coding sequence GTGGCTCACGAGATCGAGCAGTTCACCGACGGCACCGCCGCTTTCGCGTCCGCCAACACGAGCGCCTGGCACAAGCTCGGCACCGTCACCGATGGCGCGATGACCGCCGAGGAGGCCATGCACCTCGCGTCGCTGTCCGGCTGGAACGTGCGACTCCTCCCCCTCACCGCGACCGAGATCACGCCCGAGGGCACCACGCCCGTGGAGGTCTCGCAGCACTTCGCGACCGCGCGCACACACCCGAAGACCGGCCGCACGCAGACCCTCGGAGTGGTCGGCAGCGACTACCACCCCGTGCAGAACGAGGAGCACGCCGAGTTCCTCAACCTGCTGGCCGACGAGTCCGGCGCGCACTTCGAAACTGCCGGATCGCTCAGGGACGGCCGTGGGGTGTTCCTGACCATGAGGATGCCGCAGGGCCTCACGATCGGCGGGAACGACGACATAGATCTGTACATCGCGGCGTCCAACAGCCACGACGGAGGCAGCGCGTTCCGGATCATCGTGACGCCGGTCCGGGTCGTGTGCGCGAACACCCTGCGCGCAGCCATCCACGGGGCCCGCTCCTCGTTCGTGGTCCGCCACACCGCCGGAGCCAAGGCCCGGATCTCGCAGGCCCGCAGTGCGCTCGGTCTGACGTTCCGGTACGCCGAGGAGTTCGAGAAGGCCGCACAGCGCATGATCGAGGCTGAGATGACGCTCAACGAGCTGCGCTCGGTCGTCGACGAGCTCTGGCCGCTCAAGACGGACAGCCCCCGCGCCAAGACCAACCAGCGCCAGCGCTGGGGGGCGATCTCGAATCTGTTCGAGCACGCCGACACCCAGGCCGGTATCCGGGGCACGCGGTGGGCCGGTTACAACGCGCTCACCGAGTTCGCCAACCACGTTGCCCCGGCCCAGGGCAAGACCGACGCCGAGAAGGCGGAGGCCCGCGCCGAGCGGGTCATCAGCGGAGCGGCGAACGACCTGATGGAGAAGGCATTCGCCCTCACCACGGTCTGA